The sequence below is a genomic window from Mauremys mutica isolate MM-2020 ecotype Southern chromosome 23, ASM2049712v1, whole genome shotgun sequence.
ATCTCATCCCCAGGATAGAATGGGTCCCAGCTTTAAATGTAGTCttcattatatatttttaaggCAACTTCCTTTTGAGTATTTTAAATTACCTCTGAAACTGGGGAGAGAGGTCTCTATCCTTTAAAGGAACAATGTATGATTTTTAGCTAACATCTTAAAAAATCCTTATTTATATTACACATTACACtgtagggcccagtcctgcaacatCTCATTTACTTAAATAGTCCCATCAACTTTTAAAGTAAAGACTGTTCACTGAGTTAGGTTTAGCAGGATCGAGCTCTTAAATGATTAGAACTGTTCTTCCAAACACACTAactgatagactcaaggaactcaacctatttaacttaacaaagagaagaaggTTTAGGGGTGACTTGGTTAGTCTCTcagtacctacatagggaacaaatatttaataagtgGCTCTTCAGATTAGCCGAGAAGGGTATAACGATCCAATGGCTGCAAGTGACAAATTCAGACATTTTTaacaagggtcatggtggattctccactgaCCATTTTGAAATCatgattgggtgtttttctaaaagatctgctctagaatttattttggggaagttctatggcctgtgttatccaggaggccagactagatgatcatgatggtcccttctggtcttggaatctgtgaattcaCTTTTATTATGCTACTTATTTATCTTTTTCTTCTCAGCTGGGAAAATGAAAATAGACTAGTcagatttattttcagttttcaagCAGTAGCCCAGTGATATGATGATTATTTGAGTGACAAGAACTTCAGGAGACTTTTTTAAAACGAAACCTGTCTCCATTGGTATCTTTACAATTTTCTACTAATTTTAGATAAATTTCAGGCCAAATATAACCTGTTCTTTTAATTTTGAGTCTAGGCAGGTTACTTTCACTTAATTCAAAAAGAGATAGGGAGACAGAACTGCTGTTTCTTTAGTGTGCAGAGCTATCTTGATCCTACATAGGTTTTGATGCATATATGGCATGAAGTCCTTCAGGAACTGCTCTTGGCATAATTCAGTGAAAAATGGAGTGGTGCCTAATGTAAGCCAAGCTTTTAAACAGGAACGGAACCTGGCTTTCATCTTATCTGCATTGGATTGTCATGTAAACTATCATGTAGCACTAAGACCTGTGTGCGTACAGGTTCAAATTACTGAATGATAAAACCCATTAGTGTTACTGCAAGAACTCCCTGTGGTATGGTTTAAATATGAAATGACAGATCTTCATGTAAGCAAGTCTTAGTGATGTCTGTTAAAGTTTCCTAATTACATCCATGGTAGTAATATAGGGGCTGTTTGGATGTAAACATCTAGAGTAGAAAACTCGGCAAGTTTTTTCTTCCAAACCTGAAGTCAGTCTCTGTAGCTGAGCTGGAAAGGGCCCTCTGGAAAAGCTTTAGGTTATCCCATGTTGTTGTAGTATGTCACTAACAACATGTGGCTGGAGCTCCAGAATAGTTTGAGTTTTGAGGATGATACTGTAAATTCCATGTTGGTTTTAAAGTTCTTGGGATATTTGTGAGCACTTTATTATTAACCTTTGAAGAAATGTTTATGGATAATTGATTTTTTCAATATAAATAAATGTGGTCTTTAATAAAACTGTTTGTTGTTCATAATTTTAATAGTGCTTTTTATtggtcccttctcctcccctcttcccccgccccccagtataTCCCTTTCTTCCAAAACCCCACCAACCATGCAGATTATAAAATGCCCCCTATTCAAAAAAATACACCTTAAAACCCACGGCGTCAGGCAGGTATAAAATGATGAAGTTATTCTTTGTACTCTAGATAAAACGTTGAACAGCTCCAGAGCATTTTGCTTATGCTATAAAATCGGTGCCCAGTTCCACATGGTGCATCTGTAAACTTAATGCTTCTACATCTTGGAATGAATAGTGTCTTAAATCTTTACATTTAATCTTTCTGTCAAACTGTTTTAATACACATTTGACAGAGGGTACATTGGAAAGCCACGAAGCCTATTTACTGAAGGCTTTGAATATGTTTGAACAGCTGAGGTAGGGGTGGGGCACAAGAAGAGAATAAAGGGGTTTTATTCCAGGCCCCTGGATGGTTTGTGCTGCTTATTCTAACTATTCAGTGCTTATTTTTGTTTTGCAGAATAATGCATACACTGCGATGTCTGACTCCTACTTGCCCAGCTACTACAGTCCATCCATTGGATTCTCCTACTCGTTAGGCGAAGCTGCCTGGTCTACAGGAGGTGACCCACCCATGCCCTACTTAACATCCTATGGACAGCTAAGCAATGGGGAGCCTCACTTTCTCCCAGATGCAATGTTTGGGCAGCCAGGGGCCCTTGGCAGCACTCCATTTCTTGGGCAGCATGGCTTTAACTTCTTTCCAAGTGGAattgacttttcagcttgggggAATAACAGTTCTCAGGGACAGTCCACTCAAAGCTCTGGATATAGTAGCAATTATGCTTATGCACCAAGCTCACTGGGTGGAGCCATGATTGATGGACAGTCTGCTTTTGCCAATGAGACTCTAAATAAGGCTCCTGGCATGAATACCATAGACCAAGGGATGGCAGCACTGAAGTTGGGCAGCACGGATGTTGCAAGCAATGTCCCAAAAGTTGTTGGTTCCGCTGTTGGTAGCGGGTCCATTACCAGTAATATCGTGGCATCTAACAGTTTGCCTCCTGCTACCATTGCTCCTCCGAAACCGACATCATGGGCTGATATTGCTAGCAAACCTGCAAAACAACAGCCCAAGCTGAAGACCAAGAATGGCATTGCAGGTTCAAGTCTTCCACCGCCTCCAATAAAACATAACATGGATATTGGAACTTGGGATAACAAAGGGCCGGTAGCAAAAACGCCTTCCCAGGCTTTAGTTCAGAATATTGGTCAGCAGCCAACCCAGGTGTCCCCTCAACCAGTGGGCCAACAGATCAATAACAGCCCACCAGTGACACAGGCTTCTCCAGGACAGCAGCCGCAGCCGCTGCCCCCACCACTACCACAGCCAGCCCAGCTACCAGTGCAGCAACAGGCAGCTCAGCCAACCCGCTGGGTTGCACCTCGTAACCGTGGCAATGGGTTTGGTCAAAACGGAGTGGATGGTAATGGAGTGGGACAGTCTCAAGCCAGCTCTGGTTCCGCTCCTTCGGAACCGCACCCAGTGTTGGAGAAATTGAGGTCCATCAACAACTACAACCCCAAGGATTTTGACTGGAACCCAAAACACGGTCGGGTTTTCATCATTAAGAGTTACTCTGAGGACGATATCCACCGTTCCATTAAATATAACATCTGGTGCAGTACAGAGCACGGCAACAAGAGACTGGATGCTGCTTATCGCTCCATGAACGGGAAAGGCCCCGTTTACTTACTGTTCAGTGTCAACGGCAGTGGTCACTTCTGCGGAGTAGCAGAAATGAAATCTGCCGTGGACTACAACACATGTGCAGGTGTGTGGTCCCAGGACAAATGGAAGGGACGTTTTGATGTCAGGTGGATTTTTGTGAAGGACGTTCCGAACAGCCAGCTGCGGCACATCCGCCTAGAGAACAACGAGAATAAACCAGTGACCAACTCCAGGGACACTCAGGAAGtgcctctggaaaaggctaagcAGGTGTTGAAAATCATTGCCACCTACAAGCACACCACCTCCATCTTTGATGACTTCTCACACTATGAGAAacgccaggaggaggaggaaaatgttaaaaaggtaACCTGCCTACCTGTCTTCAGGAATTTTGTGGGATGGGGAAGCATAGAGAAGCTAGGTGGTACAATGGACTAATGAAGTAACCTGGAGACTTGCGCTCATAAGTGAGTTTGGGGTCTCACTTTAGTTCCTAGCTAATCACTTCCCCACATCATGAATCTACTATCTAGTCTGGCAGCTCCTGCTCTGGATGGGACCAAGAGTAGGAGGGAGTTCTAGAGAACATCAGTGCGGTTCTGgtggagctgtgtggggaagctTGTGTGGCACCTGCCTGCGCTAACCTAGATGCTAGTCAGTGCTGCAagtcaaagttttttttttctgagtatCAAATTTacctgattaaaaaaataaaattgatcaGTGTTGTCAAGACTCCTCTTTGACAAGTATACGTTCTACAATAAGAGTGGCAATCAGGTAATATATGATCATGTAACAAAGCAATGAGGAATCTTAGTGGTCAAAACATTCTTACCAGTGGAGTTAAATTACCATCCTTACTGATATTAGATGGAAATTTAGTGGCCTTAATTTTTAGTTTGCTACAAATCAGGGTGTTGAATTTGCCTGTGGATGACTCCCTCCCTTAGGGATATGACTCTTATTTGATCCAAAACACTAATTAAAAATTagcaccagcagcagctcctggtttGTTGCCAAGTTTTGTAAGGCTCCTTAGTTCCAGCAACCGGAAACCCCCCACCTGGTATTTGAAGAGCTAAAACATAAGCTGCAAACAATTCAGTGTGACAATCATTGAACAAAAAATTAAACAGTGCACACCTTTTCAAGTAcaatattttaatgtttgttaCTAGTATACAGCGACGGGATACCAAACATGACTAGCATTGAGCAGAAACCCTGTCAGTCTGGGTGGGAACGCATTGGAATAGTTCTATTGACATGGTGTGAACTTGGCTGGACTTGATGGCAGTTTGCAGGTTCTGGGTGGTCTCATGTCCTAAAAGCTGCCAGGTCATTTGAGGCCCAGAATGCAGCAACCAGACAAGAGCAGACTAAGTTTTAACTTGCAGCAGAGGGAGAAGTTAAGAAATCTGATCACTGAAGTGTGGGATGGAGATCTTCAGGAAGTGGGATTCCTAGTACGTTTCGCACTTGAGGTGTGCAGAGCAGCAGAATTTGCAGTGCAAGGGAAGGTCACATCTTGGGGAAGGGAGACAGCTGAAGAGTGTGAAGGGGTGTGATGAACTCAGTGGAGAACTGAGAACAAATGCAAAGGTGCAGAAAGTTCCCAGCAAACAGATTTGAAAACTTGGTAGCTTTTTAAAgtttagaatattttttttaaaatagtaaaaatgTTCAATTGTACCTTAATGGTCCATACAGGAAGCATCTTAAGAAATTAAATTGGTTTAAACCTCaccttcagttttttaaaaatgtatttgcagTTTCTCTCCCCTGCTTCCTTCAAAAACAGCTCCCATGAGAGTTACCAGTGAGAATGCTAAGAGCAGAAATGGCAGCTGAAAAAGATGTTTAGAACACTGGCGATTCCTTTTGGCATTACATTTCAGTTAGCTTAGTGTACCACTCAGGTAGAGAAGTGGTTAAGGAAATTTCCTCTCTCCCTGTGAGGGAACTTAAACATGCATCTCTGAAGTTCGTAGGCAAGGAATGAACTCCTGTACGTTTAGAAGTCAGTA
It includes:
- the YTHDF2 gene encoding YTH domain-containing family protein 2 yields the protein MSASSLLEQRPKGQGNKVQNGSVHQKDGLNDDDFEPYLSPQARPNNAYTAMSDSYLPSYYSPSIGFSYSLGEAAWSTGGDPPMPYLTSYGQLSNGEPHFLPDAMFGQPGALGSTPFLGQHGFNFFPSGIDFSAWGNNSSQGQSTQSSGYSSNYAYAPSSLGGAMIDGQSAFANETLNKAPGMNTIDQGMAALKLGSTDVASNVPKVVGSAVGSGSITSNIVASNSLPPATIAPPKPTSWADIASKPAKQQPKLKTKNGIAGSSLPPPPIKHNMDIGTWDNKGPVAKTPSQALVQNIGQQPTQVSPQPVGQQINNSPPVTQASPGQQPQPLPPPLPQPAQLPVQQQAAQPTRWVAPRNRGNGFGQNGVDGNGVGQSQASSGSAPSEPHPVLEKLRSINNYNPKDFDWNPKHGRVFIIKSYSEDDIHRSIKYNIWCSTEHGNKRLDAAYRSMNGKGPVYLLFSVNGSGHFCGVAEMKSAVDYNTCAGVWSQDKWKGRFDVRWIFVKDVPNSQLRHIRLENNENKPVTNSRDTQEVPLEKAKQVLKIIATYKHTTSIFDDFSHYEKRQEEEENVKKERQGRVK